CACCGAGGAGATCGTCGACACCGAGGTCATTCGTGCCCAGCCCGATCGCACGATCATTCCCTACTACCTGGTCGACGCCGTTGTGGAAGCCCCGTTCGGTTCGCACCCCGGCGAGATGTGCTACGTGTACGAGCGCGACGAGCCGGCGATCAAGGAGTGGGTCGAGGCCTCGAAGACGGCCGAGTCAACCCGCGCCTATCTCGCACGCTACATCCATGGACCGGCTGACCATGCAGCCTACCTGGAGTTGTTCGGCCAGGCGCGGCTGGCGGAGTTGCGGGCGATGGTGCCGGGGAGGGGGGCATGAGTGAGCCAGGCTACAACCCGAGCGAGCTGCTGATCTGCTCTGCGGCCCGGCTGATGACCGACAACACGACGGCCTTCGTCGGAACGGGGCTCCCGATGCTGGCGGCGGCCCTCGCCCAGAAGATGCATGCCCCCAACCTGATGACGATCTTCGAGTTTGGCGGCACCGGGGCCATCCTGGATGACCTGCCGATTGCGGTCGGCGGACGGCGCACCTTCCATCGGGCGTTGGCGGCGGCCGGCATCTGTGACGTGATCGAGGCCGCCCAGCGCGGCTTCGTCGAGTACGGCTTCCTCGGTGGGGCGCAGATCGATCCCTACGGAAACCTCAACAGCACCGTGATCGGCGACCACGATCATCCCAAGGTCCGCCTGCCTGGCAGTGGCGGCGCCAACGACGTCGGCTCGCAGTGCTGGCAGACGATCGCCATCATGCGCCATGACCGCCAGCGCTTCGTCGAGAAGGTCGACTTCGTGACCACGCCCGGCTACCTCACCGGCCCGGGGGCGCGTGAGGCGGCGGGCCTGCCGCCTGGCACCGGCCCGTACCGCGTGGTCACCAACCTGGCGATCCTCGGCTATCATCCGGAGACCAAGCGCATGCAGCTCGTGGCGACCCAGCCGGGGATCAGCCTGCAGCAGGTTCAGGAAGCGACCGGCTTTGCCCTCGAACCCGCAGGCCCGGTGAGCGAGAACCCTGAGCCCAGCGCAGAAGAACTTCACATTCTGCGCGAGCAAGTCGATCGCGAGCGTTTCTACATCTAGCCGATGACCGAGGCTGGCAATGGCCTCCCCGAGGAGCCGGGCATAGGGCAGGCGACGCGCCGCCCGCCAAGAGGCCTGCGCCCCTGGATGGGCTGCCTTGCCAGCTTGCTGTTGGCCCTGGTGTGCCTGTGTCCGACCTGGACCCTGCTGTGGATGGGGATGCGTGGCGACATCGTGCTGAGCGCCGGCCAGCCAGGCGAGATCCGGCTGTGGCTGGCGCGCGCCAATCAGGGCGCCGCCCTGGCTTTGTCATTCACGCGCCCGACTTCCTCAAGCCTGGGGGATGACTGCCTGCAGACGCGCGTCCGGTTCCTGCCGCTCAGCCTCAGCCCGGCAATTGAAGCGGCGGTCTACTGCAGCTGCTCGGCAGATGGCTGGAATCCGGTTGCGCCTTCGGGGGCCTGTCCGCAGTGAGCGATTCCCGCCGAGGCACCCCCAATGCCGGGCCGCTCCCGGTGGGCCAGGTCCTGGAAGGCGATTGTCTCCAGGTGCTGCAGACCCTGCCGGAGCGCTCGATCGATTTGGT
The Anaerolineales bacterium DNA segment above includes these coding regions:
- a CDS encoding CoA-transferase subunit beta — its product is MSEPGYNPSELLICSAARLMTDNTTAFVGTGLPMLAAALAQKMHAPNLMTIFEFGGTGAILDDLPIAVGGRRTFHRALAAAGICDVIEAAQRGFVEYGFLGGAQIDPYGNLNSTVIGDHDHPKVRLPGSGGANDVGSQCWQTIAIMRHDRQRFVEKVDFVTTPGYLTGPGAREAAGLPPGTGPYRVVTNLAILGYHPETKRMQLVATQPGISLQQVQEATGFALEPAGPVSENPEPSAEELHILREQVDRERFYI